The Gemmata palustris genome includes a region encoding these proteins:
- a CDS encoding BaiN/RdsA family NAD(P)/FAD-dependent oxidoreductase, with protein MSSFDYDAIIVGAGAAGLFAAIHAAERGRKVLLLEKGKKPGVKILMSGGTRCNITHDCDTRGIVHAFGANGKFLHSALAGLGPKETVAFFNGEGLATKVEDTGKVFPVSDRAVDVLDVLMKRLARSGATLALTEPVKDVDLQPEGGFRVSTPTRTLTADRVLLTTGGKSYPGCGTTGDGYALAMKFGHTIVPTSPALVPLTVQPTWVSELRGITLPDVNLKVVPEQGKALTQRRGSMLFAHFGLTGPAPLDVSRAVSGHAKPSSLTLEADFLPHEPEQVFDEFLRAESLASGKKQLAVVLSEKLPRRLADQLLVLCGMAVDRKAAALARPDRLALVAAVKRLRLPLRGTLGFEKAEVTAGGVNLDEVDSRTMQSKHRPGLYFAGEVLDLDGWIGGYNFQSAWSTGWLAGKQL; from the coding sequence ATGTCTTCATTCGACTACGACGCAATTATCGTGGGTGCCGGAGCCGCCGGGTTGTTCGCGGCCATTCATGCGGCCGAGCGCGGGCGCAAGGTGCTCCTTCTGGAGAAGGGCAAGAAGCCCGGCGTGAAGATCCTCATGTCCGGCGGAACGCGGTGCAACATTACGCACGACTGCGACACCCGCGGCATCGTTCATGCGTTCGGCGCGAACGGGAAGTTCCTGCATTCCGCGCTTGCCGGGCTCGGACCGAAAGAGACGGTCGCGTTCTTTAATGGCGAGGGCCTTGCGACGAAGGTGGAAGACACGGGGAAGGTGTTCCCGGTCAGCGATCGCGCGGTTGATGTGCTCGATGTGCTGATGAAGCGCCTCGCCCGGAGCGGGGCGACGCTCGCGCTCACGGAACCCGTGAAGGACGTGGACCTGCAGCCCGAGGGCGGGTTCCGTGTCTCCACGCCGACACGCACGCTCACCGCGGACCGCGTGCTCCTCACCACAGGCGGGAAGTCGTACCCGGGGTGCGGCACCACCGGCGACGGCTACGCGCTCGCAATGAAATTCGGCCACACGATCGTTCCCACAAGCCCGGCGCTCGTACCGCTCACTGTGCAACCGACGTGGGTCAGTGAACTGCGCGGGATTACGCTTCCCGACGTGAACCTGAAAGTGGTGCCCGAACAGGGAAAAGCGCTCACTCAGCGGCGCGGATCGATGCTGTTCGCGCACTTCGGACTGACCGGCCCCGCCCCGCTCGACGTGAGCCGCGCCGTGAGCGGGCACGCGAAGCCGTCGTCCCTCACCCTCGAAGCGGACTTCCTACCGCACGAGCCGGAGCAAGTGTTCGACGAGTTCTTGCGTGCGGAATCGCTCGCTTCGGGCAAGAAGCAGCTCGCGGTGGTGCTTTCGGAGAAGCTACCGCGGCGCCTGGCGGATCAGTTGCTCGTGCTATGCGGGATGGCGGTCGATCGAAAGGCCGCAGCACTCGCGAGACCGGACCGGCTCGCGCTCGTGGCCGCAGTGAAGCGTCTCCGGCTACCACTCCGCGGGACGCTCGGATTCGAGAAGGCCGAAGTCACCGCCGGGGGCGTGAACCTCGACGAAGTCGATTCGCGCACGATGCAGAGCAAGCACCGGCCGGGACTGTACTTCGCGGGCGAAGTGCTCGACCTCGACGGCTGGATCGGCGGATACAACTTCCAGTCCGCGTGGAGCACCGGCTGGCTCGCGGGCAAGCAGTTATAA
- a CDS encoding S41 family peptidase translates to MPAPRALVLLLVPLALFLSSSPAPGQEPIRFARAPDISPDGKTIAFSYLGDIWTVEAIGGVARPVTMHEAHDVNPVFSPDGKWIAFSSNRFGQYDVFVVPAVGGKPKRLTFDHAPDMVTGWTPDGRNVVYSSPRTTAYPSNAECFTVPVETGAERKLNLFEAKEAHFSPSGNVIAFVRGPGTWYRRGYRGSSNDDIWVSEVDGKNPRRITAFDGQDSYPMFSPDARKLYYVTENGSKSGCANLVCQYLSSDFTPAGPVKRLTMHEDDTVRHARVSRNGEWIVYECGADLWVANTRSDGPSRKLAIEVNADDKSNTERAVTLTRDATEYALSPDENHAVLVIHGQLFLTKVPGGGKSTRLTEHAFADSNPAWSPDGKKILFASDRGGTTDLYVLEADDAEHPELTKAHKFKTTRLTNTVSEEISAAFSPKGDQIAFIREGKLWLMKPDGSDQKVLVGTQKMLDFDWSPDGKHVAYCRMDGSFSAEIYISATDGTGTPVNVSRHATFNSDVSWSQTNGKLSFVGQRRNVYGIHVASLQKPLADGSTKPPADQIDWEDLHLRVERPTNMSAEYGTVSPDGTQVAFRSLSNGDDLWVVSSNGAVLTRMTTGGQVPSWIRWSKKSFGLVYFLNGSGELRFVRTGFGFGPTNGTLPEPSKVAFSAKMTIKREEEFAEMFAQCWRALSDNFYDAKHHGSDWAAVRNKFLPLVAHTATREDLYALVSLMLGELNASHLGISGKMPTPDEWTADLGLIFDDTYRGPGLKIAEVLKRGPADKRGMNIKPGDIVLAIDRTELTSSVNVSKLLNNKIGEGVLLEIASDPRDAKTKRRIEITAASRNRISQLMYERWVQQNADAVAKASGGAVGYIHIPSMDEPGLDTFVRALYSDHFDKEALVIDVRFNGGGFTHDQVLNYLAGKEHTFFKQRDGGEGLVLRSADRKWTKPMVVMANNRSYSDAEIFPHAFRALGLGKVVGQATGGFVIGTGSTRLIDGSSFRLPRIGVYTNKGINMEKQGVQPDVPVEITPDDWVKGIDGQLLKAVDVVALDVKEWKRTKAGIAGSTTPSVTTPTVPAQVPVAPMPHGSPPAPTTPNSRPTTLIPMAEE, encoded by the coding sequence ATGCCCGCCCCACGCGCCCTCGTTCTGCTCCTGGTGCCGCTCGCACTGTTCCTGTCTTCGTCCCCCGCGCCGGGCCAGGAGCCGATCCGGTTCGCCCGCGCACCCGACATCTCGCCCGACGGCAAAACGATCGCGTTCAGCTACCTCGGCGACATCTGGACCGTCGAGGCCATCGGCGGCGTCGCCCGCCCGGTCACGATGCACGAGGCCCACGACGTCAACCCGGTGTTCAGCCCGGACGGGAAATGGATCGCGTTCAGCTCGAACCGGTTCGGCCAGTACGACGTGTTCGTCGTGCCCGCGGTCGGGGGCAAGCCGAAGCGCCTCACGTTCGATCACGCACCCGACATGGTGACGGGGTGGACGCCCGACGGCCGGAACGTGGTTTACTCGTCGCCGCGCACGACCGCGTACCCGTCGAACGCCGAGTGTTTCACCGTGCCGGTCGAAACCGGTGCCGAGCGGAAACTGAACCTGTTTGAAGCCAAAGAAGCGCACTTTTCCCCCTCCGGGAACGTGATCGCGTTCGTGCGCGGGCCGGGCACGTGGTACCGGCGCGGGTACCGCGGGTCGAGCAACGACGACATCTGGGTGAGCGAAGTGGACGGCAAAAATCCCCGGCGCATCACCGCCTTCGACGGGCAAGACAGTTACCCGATGTTCAGCCCGGACGCGCGGAAGCTGTACTACGTCACCGAGAACGGCAGCAAGTCGGGGTGCGCCAATCTCGTGTGCCAGTACCTCTCGTCCGACTTCACACCCGCGGGACCGGTGAAGCGGCTCACCATGCACGAGGACGACACCGTGCGCCACGCGCGCGTCTCGCGCAACGGCGAGTGGATCGTGTACGAGTGCGGCGCGGACCTGTGGGTCGCCAACACGAGGAGCGATGGCCCGTCGCGCAAACTCGCCATCGAGGTGAACGCCGACGATAAATCGAACACCGAGCGCGCGGTCACCCTCACACGCGACGCGACCGAGTACGCGCTCTCGCCGGACGAGAACCACGCGGTCCTCGTGATCCACGGGCAACTCTTTCTGACGAAGGTTCCCGGGGGCGGCAAGTCCACGCGGCTCACCGAGCACGCCTTTGCCGACAGCAACCCGGCGTGGTCGCCCGACGGCAAGAAGATCCTCTTCGCGTCCGATCGCGGGGGCACCACGGATCTGTACGTGCTCGAAGCGGACGACGCCGAACACCCCGAGTTGACCAAAGCACACAAGTTCAAAACGACCCGGCTCACCAATACCGTGTCCGAAGAGATCAGCGCGGCGTTCAGCCCGAAGGGGGACCAGATCGCGTTCATCCGCGAGGGCAAGCTCTGGCTGATGAAGCCGGACGGCAGCGACCAGAAGGTGCTCGTGGGCACGCAAAAGATGCTCGATTTCGACTGGTCACCGGACGGCAAACACGTCGCGTACTGCCGAATGGACGGCTCGTTCTCGGCGGAAATCTACATCTCCGCGACCGACGGCACCGGCACCCCCGTGAACGTGTCCCGGCACGCCACCTTCAACAGCGACGTGTCCTGGAGCCAGACGAACGGGAAGCTCTCGTTCGTGGGCCAGCGCCGGAACGTGTACGGCATCCACGTTGCCTCGCTCCAGAAACCCCTCGCCGACGGCAGCACGAAGCCGCCCGCGGACCAGATCGACTGGGAAGATCTGCACCTCCGCGTCGAGCGCCCCACGAACATGAGCGCCGAGTACGGTACCGTCTCGCCGGACGGGACGCAGGTCGCGTTCCGCTCGCTGTCCAACGGCGACGATCTGTGGGTCGTGAGCAGCAACGGCGCGGTGCTCACGCGGATGACGACCGGCGGGCAGGTGCCGAGCTGGATTCGCTGGTCGAAGAAGTCGTTCGGACTGGTGTACTTCCTCAACGGGTCCGGCGAGCTGCGGTTCGTGCGCACCGGGTTCGGGTTCGGCCCGACGAACGGTACGCTGCCGGAACCGAGTAAGGTCGCGTTCTCGGCGAAGATGACGATCAAGCGCGAGGAAGAGTTCGCCGAAATGTTCGCGCAGTGCTGGCGGGCGCTCTCCGACAACTTCTACGACGCGAAGCACCACGGCTCCGACTGGGCCGCCGTGCGGAACAAGTTCCTGCCGCTCGTCGCGCACACCGCGACCCGCGAAGACCTCTACGCGCTCGTCAGTTTGATGCTCGGCGAGTTGAACGCTTCGCACCTCGGTATCAGCGGGAAGATGCCGACCCCGGACGAGTGGACCGCGGACCTCGGGTTGATCTTCGACGACACCTACCGCGGTCCGGGGCTGAAAATCGCCGAGGTGCTCAAGCGCGGCCCGGCCGACAAGCGCGGGATGAACATCAAGCCGGGCGACATCGTGCTCGCGATCGACCGCACCGAACTGACCAGCAGCGTGAACGTTTCCAAGCTGCTCAACAACAAGATCGGCGAGGGTGTGCTGCTCGAAATCGCCAGCGACCCACGGGACGCGAAGACGAAGCGCCGAATCGAGATCACCGCGGCGAGCCGCAACCGGATCTCGCAACTCATGTACGAGCGGTGGGTGCAGCAGAACGCCGACGCGGTCGCGAAGGCCAGCGGCGGGGCGGTCGGCTACATCCACATCCCGAGCATGGACGAACCGGGACTCGATACGTTCGTCCGCGCCCTGTACTCCGACCACTTCGATAAAGAGGCGCTGGTCATCGATGTGCGATTCAACGGCGGCGGGTTCACGCACGATCAAGTGCTGAACTACCTCGCCGGGAAAGAGCACACGTTCTTCAAACAGCGAGACGGCGGCGAGGGGCTCGTGCTCCGCAGCGCCGACCGGAAGTGGACGAAGCCGATGGTGGTGATGGCCAACAACCGCTCGTACTCCGACGCGGAAATCTTCCCGCACGCCTTCCGCGCGCTGGGTTTGGGCAAGGTCGTCGGTCAAGCGACCGGCGGGTTCGTGATCGGCACCGGGAGCACGCGGCTCATCGACGGCTCGTCGTTCCGGTTGCCGCGGATCGGTGTCTACACGAACAAGGGCATCAACATGGAGAAGCAGGGCGTGCAGCCGGACGTGCCCGTTGAAATCACCCCCGATGACTGGGTCAAGGGAATCGATGGTCAGTTGCTCAAAGCGGTCGATGTTGTGGCACTCGATGTGAAGGAGTGGAAGAGAACCAAAGCCGGTATCGCCGGCTCGACTACACCGAGCGTAACGACACCCACCGTCCCTGCTCAGGTACCGGTCGCGCCGATGCCGCACGGTTCGCCCCCCGCTCCCACAACGCCGAACAGCCGGCCCACAACTCTCATTCCGATGGCGGAAGAGTAA
- a CDS encoding EF-hand domain-containing protein — MDPERGWMMLQRLTNSTGDTVDLSAIPPQTREFLKSATERAGGLPLPESGIMTKAAYLEHHTRSEAARASASPSPGGPGRGPGGGPGGGFPGGGGWGGMGPGGGGGWGGGDFPAGGWDQRQFEKKETEEERPIAMRYGKLPKDLPSWFDQDDTDKDGQIGLYEWRKAGKDMKEFTEMDLNNDGFVTADEYLRFARQRNIDAKIANYEENGTRPANWGIGSVAPSGNEPKAGRGPGGFGPGSGGPGMGGPKGGDRGSGEKGDRGSGDRSERGSDKGGDRKSNNPWSKGKN; from the coding sequence ATGGACCCGGAGCGCGGCTGGATGATGCTCCAGCGGCTCACGAACAGCACCGGCGACACGGTGGATCTCAGTGCGATTCCGCCGCAGACGCGCGAGTTTCTGAAGAGCGCGACCGAGCGGGCGGGCGGCCTCCCGCTTCCCGAAAGCGGCATTATGACGAAAGCCGCGTACCTCGAACACCACACGCGAAGCGAAGCCGCTCGTGCTTCCGCTTCGCCTTCTCCGGGCGGACCCGGGCGCGGGCCGGGCGGTGGACCCGGCGGCGGCTTCCCGGGTGGCGGTGGTTGGGGTGGTATGGGGCCGGGTGGCGGCGGTGGTTGGGGCGGTGGCGACTTCCCGGCTGGTGGTTGGGATCAACGTCAATTCGAGAAGAAAGAGACCGAAGAAGAGAGGCCGATCGCGATGCGCTACGGCAAGTTGCCGAAAGACCTCCCATCGTGGTTCGACCAGGACGACACGGACAAGGACGGTCAGATCGGGCTCTACGAGTGGCGCAAGGCCGGTAAGGACATGAAAGAGTTCACGGAGATGGACCTCAACAACGACGGGTTCGTGACCGCGGACGAGTACCTGCGGTTCGCCCGCCAGCGGAACATTGATGCGAAGATCGCCAACTACGAAGAAAACGGCACCCGCCCCGCGAATTGGGGCATCGGGTCAGTTGCTCCGAGTGGTAACGAGCCGAAGGCGGGGCGAGGGCCGGGTGGCTTCGGTCCCGGATCGGGCGGTCCTGGGATGGGCGGGCCAAAGGGTGGTGACAGGGGCAGTGGTGAGAAGGGTGACCGAGGAAGCGGCGACCGCAGCGAACGCGGGAGCGATAAGGGCGGTGACCGCAAGAGTAACAACCCCTGGAGCAAGGGTAAGAACTAA
- a CDS encoding extracellular solute-binding protein, with translation MQQPVPPIPRDRYKFHTLATLAVFLALVAWVASLGGCGDAQITSPEKPKPHDGVHLTFSCPDAAFAGAIEPMVRSWEARTGAKVTLTRDAMTAADATDLAVISAGQLGEWAEPGHLAALPTRFRAGDHPLQWFGFLTDSADRLAEWGAKTQAIPLTGDGYVVVYRGDRFRDQATSADFVNQFRRPLDPPATWQDFALIAEFFAKRDKKPSLPPFPADPARAFDFFSRVASSMDRPAFSEKDLDGPKDTERLAFQFAIQTGAPRLRAPGFEDAAKWFADLHAAGCLLPVPAGGSDDPVAALAENRAVLALVSLDQLARLPRENGTVPARFALASVPGSSRYFDPARNARIDLPAPGVNYIPHFSGGRLGVVRARCTNPDIAFDLLAELGGPSRSAELISTPGLGAGPTRSAHLTPDRILLWLGYGFEAKRSAELQDALRHYIGQSVKNPTYGLRGPDRAPLTEAAGSAIRKLGTGIKPGDALTEAMSAWAAIDAKAPSNATLILWRKRAAGLN, from the coding sequence ATGCAACAGCCTGTTCCACCAATTCCGCGCGACCGCTACAAGTTTCATACTCTTGCCACACTCGCGGTCTTTCTCGCACTTGTTGCGTGGGTCGCGTCTCTCGGCGGGTGCGGTGACGCCCAAATCACGTCGCCCGAAAAACCCAAACCCCACGACGGGGTGCATTTGACGTTCAGTTGCCCGGACGCCGCGTTCGCCGGAGCGATCGAACCGATGGTCCGCTCGTGGGAAGCACGGACCGGCGCGAAGGTGACTCTGACGCGCGACGCCATGACTGCTGCGGACGCGACCGATCTCGCTGTCATTTCGGCCGGACAGCTCGGAGAGTGGGCCGAACCGGGGCACCTGGCGGCGCTCCCGACCCGGTTCCGCGCGGGCGACCACCCGCTCCAGTGGTTCGGGTTCCTGACGGATTCCGCGGACCGCCTCGCCGAGTGGGGCGCGAAGACCCAGGCCATTCCCCTCACGGGTGACGGCTACGTGGTGGTGTACCGCGGGGACCGGTTCCGGGACCAGGCGACCAGCGCCGACTTTGTGAACCAGTTCCGGCGCCCGCTCGACCCGCCCGCGACGTGGCAGGATTTCGCCCTCATCGCCGAGTTCTTCGCGAAGCGCGACAAGAAGCCGAGCCTTCCGCCGTTCCCGGCCGATCCCGCCCGGGCGTTCGACTTCTTTTCTCGTGTCGCATCGTCAATGGACCGGCCCGCGTTCAGTGAGAAGGATCTGGACGGGCCGAAGGACACCGAGCGCCTCGCGTTCCAGTTCGCCATCCAGACCGGCGCCCCGCGGCTCCGGGCACCGGGCTTTGAAGACGCCGCAAAGTGGTTCGCGGACCTGCACGCGGCGGGATGCCTGCTGCCTGTGCCCGCGGGCGGCTCGGACGACCCCGTCGCCGCGCTCGCGGAGAACCGCGCCGTGCTCGCGCTGGTGTCACTCGACCAACTCGCCCGGCTCCCACGTGAGAACGGCACGGTGCCCGCGCGGTTCGCGCTTGCGAGCGTGCCCGGATCGAGCCGGTACTTCGACCCGGCGCGGAACGCCCGCATCGACCTCCCGGCGCCGGGAGTGAATTACATCCCGCACTTTTCCGGCGGGCGCCTCGGCGTGGTCCGCGCGCGCTGCACGAATCCCGACATCGCGTTCGACCTGCTCGCCGAGTTGGGCGGCCCGTCGCGCAGCGCGGAACTCATCAGTACCCCGGGGTTGGGCGCGGGACCGACCCGAAGTGCCCACCTAACCCCCGACCGGATCTTGCTCTGGCTCGGCTACGGGTTCGAGGCGAAGCGGTCGGCGGAACTCCAAGACGCACTGCGGCACTACATCGGCCAATCGGTGAAAAACCCGACCTACGGGCTTCGCGGACCGGACCGCGCTCCACTGACCGAGGCGGCCGGGAGCGCGATACGGAAGCTCGGTACGGGTATCAAGCCGGGCGATGCGTTGACAGAAGCCATGAGTGCGTGGGCCGCGATCGACGCGAAGGCACCCAGCAACGCGACACTCATCCTCTGGCGAAAACGGGCCGCCGGCCTGAACTAA
- a CDS encoding FHA domain-containing protein gives MKVSLVVAAGAHEGRAIPLTGAQFLIGRDQQCHLRPASPAISKVHCAVLIRDGKVYIKDCGSTNGTLVNYELIQSKEVAIEDGASLQVGPLDFRVRIETFAPQTDGTPLPGSSAETAAALAAVKAATAATAPKTPVRDTTPAPAKSGAPSAPKSVPPTKPGASKEVAAPKPAGSKEAPALTSSETTSDEDHDRIAAMLLGMDDDGNGSVPEGSTVMEMPSPLAGTGEESKADDKKAGEPKKVQTREEMTNAANDLLRRYMRRPK, from the coding sequence ATGAAGGTGAGTTTGGTCGTAGCGGCGGGGGCTCACGAGGGGCGCGCGATCCCACTCACGGGCGCGCAGTTCTTGATCGGCCGGGACCAACAGTGCCACCTTCGCCCCGCGAGCCCCGCGATCAGCAAGGTCCACTGCGCGGTGCTGATTCGCGATGGCAAAGTGTACATCAAAGACTGTGGGAGCACGAACGGCACCCTGGTCAACTACGAGCTGATTCAGTCGAAGGAAGTGGCGATCGAGGACGGCGCGTCCTTGCAGGTCGGCCCCCTCGATTTCCGCGTGCGCATCGAGACGTTCGCCCCACAGACCGACGGTACCCCGCTACCGGGTTCTTCCGCGGAAACGGCGGCCGCACTTGCGGCAGTAAAGGCCGCGACGGCGGCCACAGCCCCGAAAACTCCGGTCCGCGACACGACTCCCGCGCCGGCGAAATCAGGCGCGCCATCGGCGCCCAAATCAGTTCCCCCGACGAAACCGGGCGCCTCGAAAGAGGTCGCCGCACCCAAGCCCGCCGGCTCGAAAGAAGCCCCGGCGCTAACGTCCTCAGAAACGACGAGCGACGAGGATCACGACCGCATCGCCGCGATGCTGCTCGGTATGGACGACGACGGCAACGGTAGCGTCCCCGAGGGGAGCACGGTGATGGAGATGCCGTCGCCACTCGCGGGTACCGGTGAGGAGTCGAAGGCCGACGACAAGAAGGCGGGCGAGCCGAAAAAGGTGCAGACCCGCGAAGAGATGACGAACGCCGCCAACGACCTTCTTCGCCGGTACATGCGTCGGCCCAAGTAA
- a CDS encoding A/G-specific adenine glycosylase, with product MERGTRNWELPEGWSGRTLTALRTKLLNWFDTHQRDLPWRRDAAGQFTAPRDAYRVWVSEVMLQQTTVAAVVPYFERFMSALPNVRALAGADEQHVLKLWEGLGYYRRARHLHAAAKELVANHLPQFENGEVGTGSDQNELPDDPEVWEALPGVGRYILGAVLSQAFDRPLPIVEANSLRVLARLFGYRKDPREGEGKAWVWSAAEAVLPQKRAGDFNQSLMELGALICTPTAPACDQCPVSSHCVANRDGLQDVIPPKKKSVAITEVAEVGVVIRDGDKLLLCQRPANAGRWQNMWEVPHAPRAAGEDLSVAAVRVTKELTGFEIEPGAELLTVKHGVTRYAITLVCIEATLNGGAFAPGAYAEAKWVVPTDLANYPVSSPQRKLMTALADPKRQPRLF from the coding sequence TTGGAACGCGGCACCCGGAACTGGGAGCTTCCCGAAGGCTGGTCCGGTCGCACGCTCACCGCACTTCGCACCAAGCTCCTCAACTGGTTCGACACGCACCAACGCGACCTCCCCTGGCGCCGCGACGCGGCGGGTCAGTTCACCGCGCCGCGCGATGCGTACCGCGTGTGGGTCAGCGAGGTCATGCTCCAACAAACGACCGTCGCGGCGGTGGTGCCGTACTTCGAGCGGTTCATGTCGGCCCTGCCGAACGTTCGCGCGCTGGCGGGAGCCGACGAACAGCACGTGCTGAAGTTGTGGGAGGGGTTGGGGTACTACCGGCGCGCCCGGCACTTGCACGCTGCGGCGAAGGAACTGGTGGCGAATCACCTCCCACAATTCGAGAACGGTGAAGTTGGGACCGGCTCCGATCAAAACGAGCTGCCCGATGATCCCGAAGTGTGGGAGGCGCTGCCCGGCGTGGGGCGGTACATCCTCGGGGCGGTGTTATCGCAGGCGTTCGACCGACCGCTACCGATCGTCGAAGCGAACAGCCTCCGCGTACTCGCCCGGCTCTTCGGGTATCGCAAAGACCCGCGCGAGGGCGAGGGCAAGGCGTGGGTGTGGTCCGCGGCCGAAGCCGTGCTGCCACAAAAGCGGGCCGGTGATTTCAACCAATCATTGATGGAACTCGGCGCGCTGATCTGCACACCCACCGCCCCCGCGTGCGACCAGTGCCCGGTTTCGTCGCACTGCGTCGCGAACCGCGACGGCCTTCAGGACGTGATCCCGCCCAAGAAGAAGTCGGTCGCGATTACGGAGGTGGCCGAGGTCGGCGTCGTGATTCGGGACGGGGACAAGCTCCTGTTGTGTCAACGGCCCGCGAACGCGGGGCGCTGGCAGAACATGTGGGAGGTTCCGCACGCGCCGCGCGCCGCGGGTGAAGACCTTAGCGTCGCGGCCGTTCGCGTGACGAAAGAGTTGACCGGTTTCGAGATCGAACCGGGGGCCGAGTTGCTCACCGTCAAGCACGGTGTGACTCGGTACGCGATCACGCTCGTGTGCATTGAAGCAACACTCAACGGTGGCGCGTTCGCACCCGGTGCTTACGCGGAGGCGAAATGGGTGGTGCCGACCGACCTCGCGAATTATCCCGTAAGTTCACCGCAGCGCAAACTGATGACCGCACTCGCGGACCCGAAGCGCCAACCGCGCTTGTTCTAA
- a CDS encoding sensor histidine kinase, producing the protein MFWRLFFTYLLLVVATVGLLGLLTLQRAEEVFYDLVREVATALLVVVILAVGAAFVLARWFARPLVELQEGARKLADGDLGHKIRVAGSAEHSELAETFNAMSGRLAATFSLLEHDREQLRAILSGMVEGVIAIDDKRRVLFANERAGQLLEFDPRKAVNEQMCNVTRLAPFHTVVENGLTATEPHREEFDVPGSGGRHMEVYVSRFPGHGMPGAVVVVNDTTEIRRAERMRQDFVANASHELKTPLAVIKSSVEALIDGASEDPDLLSAFLEQVAREADRLADLIKDMLSLSKIESGSLALEPRVVVLDRAITDCVERHHPRAETKTLTMVEKPPSDAPANVAAWADPDALRQVMDNLVDNAIKYTPNGGRITVRWGATTETVSFEVEDTGIGIPETDVNRVFERFYRVDKARGRAEGSTGLGLSIVKHLVQAMRGQVRVNSKLGKGTTFRVTLPRAGSA; encoded by the coding sequence ATGTTTTGGCGGCTCTTCTTCACGTATCTGCTGCTCGTGGTTGCGACCGTGGGGCTGCTCGGGTTGCTCACGCTCCAGCGCGCCGAGGAGGTCTTCTACGACCTCGTGCGCGAGGTCGCGACCGCGCTGCTCGTCGTCGTGATACTCGCGGTCGGCGCGGCGTTCGTGCTGGCGCGCTGGTTCGCGCGCCCGCTGGTCGAACTCCAAGAGGGCGCGCGCAAGCTGGCTGACGGGGACTTGGGGCACAAGATCCGTGTGGCTGGGAGCGCGGAGCACTCGGAACTGGCCGAGACGTTCAACGCGATGAGCGGCCGGCTCGCGGCCACGTTCAGCCTCCTCGAGCACGACCGCGAGCAGCTCCGCGCGATCCTCTCGGGCATGGTGGAAGGCGTCATCGCCATCGACGACAAGCGGCGCGTCCTGTTCGCCAACGAGCGCGCCGGCCAGTTGCTCGAATTCGACCCGCGCAAGGCCGTCAACGAGCAAATGTGCAACGTGACGCGCCTGGCCCCGTTCCACACGGTCGTCGAGAACGGCCTGACGGCGACGGAGCCGCACCGCGAGGAATTCGACGTTCCCGGGTCCGGGGGGCGGCACATGGAGGTGTACGTGTCGCGGTTCCCGGGACACGGGATGCCGGGCGCGGTAGTTGTGGTGAACGACACGACGGAGATCCGCCGAGCCGAGCGGATGCGTCAGGACTTTGTAGCGAACGCATCGCACGAACTGAAGACGCCGCTGGCCGTCATCAAGTCGAGCGTAGAGGCGCTCATCGACGGCGCGTCCGAAGACCCGGACCTGCTCTCCGCGTTCCTGGAGCAGGTCGCGCGCGAGGCCGATCGGTTGGCCGATCTCATCAAGGACATGCTGAGCCTGTCCAAGATCGAGTCCGGTTCGCTCGCGCTGGAACCGCGGGTCGTCGTACTGGACCGCGCGATTACCGACTGCGTCGAACGGCACCACCCGCGGGCCGAAACGAAGACGCTGACGATGGTGGAAAAACCGCCGTCGGACGCGCCCGCGAACGTGGCGGCGTGGGCCGACCCGGACGCGCTCCGGCAGGTGATGGACAACCTCGTGGACAACGCGATCAAGTACACGCCCAACGGCGGGCGGATCACGGTGCGCTGGGGCGCGACCACGGAAACGGTGAGTTTCGAGGTCGAGGACACCGGCATCGGCATCCCGGAGACGGACGTGAACCGCGTGTTCGAGCGCTTCTACCGCGTGGACAAGGCCCGCGGGCGTGCGGAAGGTAGTACCGGCTTGGGGCTGTCGATCGTCAAACACCTCGTTCAAGCGATGCGCGGGCAGGTCCGCGTGAATAGCAAGCTCGGCAAGGGAACGACGTTCCGCGTCACACTGCCGCGCGCGGGCAGTGCGTGA